One region of Sulfuriroseicoccus oceanibius genomic DNA includes:
- a CDS encoding tetratricopeptide repeat protein has product MMKSSIPAIAVSALLAAVAPISGAFAQDQEDLARQVIEHNRTKEADAANAMVKTLSDDEQKVFFEALRDAGSFLSQKRNQEALDKLHDAEALLPEHPAVLNFKGSAYVNLRDFDRAADYFDKLVASFPTNWQGMFNRIEMDFVRHNWKEALSGFENLLERHAEVLPKPSLRLIDYKIAICHIKLGDTAKGKEIVEKYGFFDDTPIYYYGNAALAYDEGNEASAQEWINNARKIYSPAANAMYADALFEAGWLQML; this is encoded by the coding sequence ATGATGAAGTCATCAATTCCCGCTATTGCCGTTTCCGCATTGTTGGCAGCCGTTGCTCCCATCAGCGGCGCCTTCGCCCAGGATCAGGAAGATCTGGCAAGGCAAGTCATTGAGCACAATCGGACAAAAGAGGCCGATGCCGCTAATGCCATGGTGAAGACCCTCAGCGACGACGAACAAAAAGTGTTCTTCGAGGCGCTCCGCGATGCCGGGTCGTTCCTCTCTCAGAAGCGCAATCAGGAGGCTCTCGACAAGTTGCACGATGCGGAGGCGCTGTTGCCAGAGCACCCTGCGGTGCTGAACTTCAAAGGTTCAGCTTACGTCAACCTTCGCGACTTCGATCGTGCTGCCGATTATTTCGACAAGCTGGTCGCGAGCTTCCCTACCAATTGGCAGGGCATGTTCAACCGTATCGAGATGGACTTCGTGCGCCACAACTGGAAAGAGGCTCTCAGCGGATTTGAAAATCTGCTTGAGCGTCACGCCGAAGTGCTTCCTAAGCCGTCGCTGCGCCTGATCGATTACAAGATCGCAATCTGTCACATCAAGTTGGGCGATACCGCCAAAGGTAAGGAGATTGTCGAGAAGTACGGCTTCTTCGACGACACCCCGATTTACTATTATGGAAATGCCGCCCTCGCCTATGACGAAGGCAATGAGGCCAGCGCCCAGGAGTGGATCAACAATGCACGTAAGATCTACAGCCCGGCGGCCAACGCAATGTACGCGGATGCTTTGTTCGAAGCCGGATGGCTTCAAATGCTGTAG
- a CDS encoding pyridoxal-phosphate-dependent aminotransferase family protein, translating into MRDHVKLFIPGPIEVSQDTFQAMTQPMIGHRSGDFAKLYERMMPKLQSLFGTERPVFLSTSSAWGVMEASVRNLVKKKVLNCCCGAFSDKWFDVSQRNGLAADQLQVEWGQPILPDALRAKLATGEYDVVTLVHNETSTGVMNPLAELAAVVQEFDDVLLIVDTVSSFSTVRTEMDKLGIDVLLTGTQKALALPPGLALFAVSQRAMDRAATVENRGYYFDFFEFEKNAEKFMTPSTPCISLLYGLEHQLNKIFDEGVEERFARHAKLNAMVHAWAEKHEIEHFAPEGYRSMALTTFANTEDLDLDAWNKRLKDEHKLMINMGYGKIKGKTFRISNMGDETEETIAELIEALDATYPGAK; encoded by the coding sequence ATGCGAGATCACGTCAAACTCTTCATCCCTGGTCCGATCGAAGTCAGCCAGGACACATTTCAGGCGATGACCCAACCTATGATCGGTCACCGCAGCGGCGACTTCGCCAAGCTCTATGAGCGCATGATGCCGAAGCTGCAGTCTCTTTTCGGAACCGAGCGGCCGGTCTTCCTCTCGACCTCGTCCGCGTGGGGCGTGATGGAGGCTTCGGTCCGCAACCTGGTCAAAAAGAAGGTCCTCAACTGCTGCTGCGGCGCGTTCTCGGACAAGTGGTTCGACGTCTCCCAGCGCAACGGCCTCGCAGCAGACCAGCTCCAAGTGGAGTGGGGACAGCCGATCCTGCCCGACGCGCTGCGCGCAAAACTTGCGACCGGTGAGTACGACGTGGTGACCCTTGTTCACAACGAAACATCGACCGGCGTGATGAACCCATTGGCTGAACTTGCCGCTGTGGTGCAAGAGTTCGATGATGTGCTGTTGATTGTCGACACTGTCTCCTCTTTCTCAACGGTTCGCACCGAGATGGACAAACTCGGAATCGACGTGTTGCTGACGGGAACGCAGAAGGCGTTGGCATTGCCTCCTGGCCTCGCGTTGTTTGCGGTCTCGCAGCGAGCGATGGACCGCGCGGCGACCGTGGAAAACCGCGGCTACTACTTCGACTTCTTTGAGTTCGAAAAGAACGCGGAGAAGTTCATGACTCCATCGACTCCGTGCATCAGCCTGCTCTACGGACTTGAGCACCAGTTGAACAAAATTTTCGACGAGGGCGTGGAAGAACGCTTTGCCCGTCACGCCAAGCTCAACGCCATGGTCCATGCATGGGCGGAAAAGCACGAGATCGAGCATTTCGCACCAGAGGGCTATCGCTCGATGGCTTTGACCACGTTCGCCAACACCGAAGATCTGGATCTCGACGCGTGGAACAAGCGCCTCAAAGATGAGCACAAGTTGATGATCAACATGGGCTACGGCAAAATCAAAGGGAAGACCTTCCGCATCTCCAACATGGGAGACGAGACCGAAGAAACAATCGCCGAGCTGATTGAGGCGCTCGACGCCACCTACCCTGGCGCCAAGTAA
- a CDS encoding phosphoribosylanthranilate isomerase, with protein MAASIALLDQAPVGNSNLPAVKICGFTDLANLREIAAIDGVNAIGLNFFPKSKRYVTPATAREWTSAWDRKADGVVTVGVFVNAEQRQIIELFTSGVIDVAQLHGTESADEVSALTARGIPVIKAHGIRNAADINAMTQHPTAYHLVDAFAPGEWGGTGETVDWSLLTNWGDSHPSHRLVLSGGLKPENIAEAVLCVHPAMVDVASGVESAPGVKDANRVKTFVTAIQKAH; from the coding sequence ATGGCCGCATCTATTGCTCTGCTCGACCAAGCGCCCGTTGGCAACTCCAATTTGCCTGCGGTGAAGATCTGTGGCTTCACGGATCTGGCTAATTTGCGCGAGATTGCGGCCATTGACGGTGTAAACGCGATCGGGCTCAACTTTTTCCCGAAGTCCAAACGCTACGTCACACCTGCCACGGCGCGTGAGTGGACGTCGGCGTGGGATCGCAAAGCCGACGGCGTGGTGACGGTTGGTGTGTTTGTAAACGCAGAGCAGCGCCAAATTATCGAGCTCTTCACCTCCGGAGTGATTGACGTGGCCCAACTTCACGGCACGGAGTCAGCTGATGAGGTCAGCGCGCTCACAGCCCGTGGTATCCCTGTGATCAAAGCCCATGGCATCCGCAACGCCGCGGATATCAATGCCATGACCCAGCACCCAACAGCGTACCATTTGGTGGATGCATTCGCGCCGGGTGAGTGGGGCGGGACCGGCGAAACCGTCGATTGGTCATTGCTGACGAACTGGGGGGACTCACACCCGAGTCATCGGCTGGTGCTCAGCGGTGGGCTCAAGCCTGAGAATATTGCTGAAGCGGTTCTATGCGTGCATCCGGCGATGGTGGACGTGGCAAGCGGGGTGGAGTCCGCCCCAGGCGTAAAGGATGCAAACCGCGTAAAAACTTTCGTAACTGCCATTCAAAAGGCGCATTAA
- the asd gene encoding archaetidylserine decarboxylase (Phosphatidylserine decarboxylase is synthesized as a single chain precursor. Generation of the pyruvoyl active site from a Ser is coupled to cleavage of a Gly-Ser bond between the larger (beta) and smaller (alpha chains). It is an integral membrane protein.): MTVDTPIEFFDRYQQKMITEDVYGESFLRWIYGTPSGRLALAVVASRPAFSKWYGWRMSRPASARMVTPFVEEFGLDPAEFADEVSSYGSFNEFFFRKLKPEARPVDSDRSSVVFPADGRHLCLPNVTKADSFFVKGQRFDLEKLLGCKTLAARFENGSLLLSRLCPTDYHRYHFPVSGDAAVTRELNERNRLYSVSPIALRQRLDYLWENKRTLTLVESPGIGEVAVLEIGATCVGSIHQTYDPGTVAKGDEKGYFSFGGSSVITLFPEGSITFSDDLVEWSSKQTEVYARVGDICARVN; encoded by the coding sequence ATGACCGTCGACACGCCGATTGAGTTCTTTGACCGCTACCAACAGAAAATGATTACCGAAGACGTGTACGGTGAGTCATTTTTGCGCTGGATTTATGGTACACCAAGCGGGCGCCTGGCACTGGCGGTGGTGGCCTCCCGCCCTGCATTCTCCAAATGGTACGGCTGGCGCATGTCGCGTCCGGCCAGTGCGCGGATGGTGACTCCCTTCGTCGAGGAGTTCGGGCTCGATCCTGCTGAGTTCGCTGATGAAGTCTCCAGCTACGGCAGCTTCAATGAGTTCTTCTTCCGTAAACTGAAGCCCGAGGCGCGCCCGGTCGACTCTGATAGAAGCTCCGTTGTGTTTCCTGCGGATGGGCGTCACCTGTGCCTCCCCAACGTGACAAAAGCCGACTCGTTTTTCGTCAAGGGGCAGCGCTTCGATCTGGAAAAACTACTGGGGTGCAAGACCCTTGCGGCGCGCTTCGAAAATGGTTCGCTCTTGTTGTCGCGGCTCTGCCCTACCGACTACCACCGTTACCACTTCCCGGTCAGCGGCGACGCTGCTGTGACTCGCGAGCTCAATGAGCGCAACCGGTTGTACTCGGTTTCACCCATCGCGCTGCGCCAGCGTCTCGACTATCTTTGGGAGAACAAGCGGACACTGACACTTGTCGAGTCGCCGGGAATTGGCGAAGTCGCGGTCCTGGAAATCGGGGCCACCTGCGTCGGGTCAATTCATCAGACGTACGATCCGGGCACCGTCGCTAAGGGAGACGAAAAGGGCTACTTCTCGTTTGGCGGTTCTTCGGTGATCACACTTTTCCCTGAAGGTTCAATCACATTCTCCGACGATCTCGTGGAGTGGAGTTCCAAGCAGACCGAAGTTTACGCCCGTGTGGGCGATATTTGCGCCCGCGTGAACTGA
- the uvrA gene encoding excinuclease ABC subunit UvrA gives MPPSAPSFPSASDRLVIVGAKTHNLRGIDVDLPKHRMVVITGVSGSGKSSLAFDTLFAEGQRRYVESLSTYARQFLDRMEKPDVERIDGLTPAIAIEQRSAAPNPRSTISTITEIHDHLRVLYAAIGIPHDPKTGRPLEKLSPGEITERLMAEPERTKVVLLAPVDLAGEPVPADLSASELARARIESLRRQGFVRARINGQLIELDGPEVEGVTKIESLDIVVDRLVIRDGAQSRLADSVETACARARFRISALVMTPEDDDFREVFFPLSFTNPETGFSLIELSPRLFSFNSPQGACPACHGVGSVPRPSDELLLPDRRLSLAEGAVKCWWRDKAPKSVALWKRQLSAVAEHHGVADDLPLNRAPAEFFHTLFHGTSDSISGIDGVFDGLLAQLQRLRDGAKSEAARRRFEKFFARSECPSCHGARLRPHLLAVKLPGEADSLGIHEWCALSVDAAHEWMQQMPVSERQSLAVQPIIDELRNRLSFLKEVGLGYLTLDRQTSSLSGGEYQRVRLATQLGSRLSGVTYVLDEPSIGLHPADNARLIQAIHRLRDLGNTVVVVEHDADTILAADHLVEIGPGAGHQGGELLVSGSLAELLRTKPDASVTLPYLVGARSVGARLARRPVSIDEQGLDWLELSGCRGQNLQDVDLRLPVGRMTGIAGASGSGKSTLINHTLKPLLTRLLNRSRETGLPYQSIRGEEVFERCISIDQSPIGSSPRSNPATYVGAFDEIRKVFAQLPDSRMRGYSAARFSFNRPGGRCEVCQGNGALKIDMHFLPDTFVPCEACDGKRYNRETLEVRFKGQSIADVLAMTVEDAARFFGKISKVTRMLESMRQVGLGYLVLGQPGNTLSGGEAQRLKLATELARKSHGKTIYLLDEPTTGLHFSDIDRLLEQLARLRDAGNTVVVIEHHPDVLRATDWLIELGPGGGVHGGQIVAEGTPEQIADAGKSPTAPYLLSAGPRS, from the coding sequence ATGCCGCCCTCAGCCCCCTCATTTCCTTCCGCCTCGGACCGCCTGGTGATCGTCGGCGCCAAGACCCACAACCTGCGAGGGATCGACGTGGATTTGCCCAAGCATCGGATGGTGGTGATCACCGGCGTTTCCGGGTCGGGTAAGTCATCGTTGGCGTTTGATACGCTTTTCGCTGAAGGCCAGCGACGGTATGTCGAGTCGCTCTCGACCTATGCGCGGCAATTCTTGGATCGGATGGAAAAGCCGGATGTTGAACGCATCGATGGCCTGACTCCAGCCATTGCGATCGAACAACGAAGCGCCGCCCCCAACCCGCGCTCAACGATTTCCACCATCACCGAAATTCACGACCACCTGCGCGTGTTGTACGCGGCAATAGGGATTCCACACGACCCGAAAACCGGCAGGCCGCTTGAGAAGTTGAGTCCCGGTGAGATTACCGAACGGCTGATGGCGGAGCCTGAGCGCACGAAAGTCGTCTTGCTTGCGCCGGTGGACTTGGCGGGCGAGCCCGTTCCTGCGGACTTGTCTGCATCTGAGTTGGCAAGAGCTCGGATCGAGTCATTGCGGCGTCAGGGGTTTGTGCGCGCTCGGATCAACGGGCAGTTGATTGAGCTGGACGGACCCGAAGTGGAAGGTGTCACCAAGATTGAGTCGCTGGACATCGTCGTAGACCGCTTGGTCATTCGCGATGGTGCCCAGTCGCGTCTGGCCGACTCCGTGGAAACCGCCTGTGCAAGGGCGCGCTTCCGGATCAGCGCACTGGTCATGACGCCGGAAGACGATGATTTCCGCGAGGTGTTCTTTCCTCTGAGTTTTACCAACCCGGAGACAGGCTTTTCACTGATCGAGCTGTCACCTCGCTTGTTTTCATTCAACTCCCCGCAAGGTGCATGTCCTGCGTGTCATGGAGTGGGCTCGGTTCCCCGTCCTTCGGATGAGTTACTGTTGCCTGATCGGCGCCTCAGTTTGGCAGAAGGTGCTGTGAAGTGCTGGTGGCGGGACAAAGCGCCCAAATCCGTAGCGCTATGGAAACGCCAGCTGTCAGCGGTTGCTGAGCATCACGGTGTAGCGGATGACCTCCCGCTCAACCGCGCACCTGCGGAGTTCTTCCACACGCTTTTCCACGGCACCAGTGATTCGATCTCTGGGATTGACGGGGTGTTCGACGGCCTGCTGGCGCAGCTTCAGCGTCTGCGCGATGGAGCGAAGTCTGAGGCTGCCCGCCGTCGGTTCGAGAAGTTTTTTGCGCGCAGTGAATGTCCGTCGTGCCATGGAGCGCGCCTACGCCCACACTTGCTGGCTGTAAAGCTTCCCGGAGAGGCTGACTCATTGGGGATTCATGAATGGTGCGCGTTGTCAGTGGATGCGGCACACGAATGGATGCAGCAAATGCCTGTGAGTGAACGTCAGTCATTGGCGGTACAACCCATTATCGATGAACTGCGGAACCGCCTGAGCTTCCTCAAAGAGGTCGGGCTCGGATACCTGACCCTCGACCGCCAAACATCCAGCCTGTCGGGTGGTGAATATCAACGCGTCCGTCTCGCCACACAGCTAGGGTCACGATTGTCAGGCGTCACCTATGTGCTTGATGAGCCGTCGATTGGGCTTCACCCCGCCGATAACGCGCGCCTGATTCAGGCCATCCATCGCCTCCGCGATCTGGGGAATACAGTCGTCGTGGTCGAACACGATGCAGACACGATTCTCGCTGCTGATCATTTGGTCGAAATCGGCCCCGGTGCGGGGCATCAAGGCGGTGAGTTGTTGGTCAGTGGATCCTTGGCCGAGCTTTTACGCACAAAGCCCGATGCCAGCGTAACCCTACCGTACTTGGTCGGCGCTCGGTCCGTGGGTGCGCGCTTGGCAAGACGCCCTGTGAGCATCGATGAGCAGGGGCTCGATTGGCTTGAGTTGAGCGGATGTCGCGGTCAAAACCTGCAAGACGTGGATCTGCGGCTTCCGGTCGGACGCATGACAGGTATTGCCGGCGCGTCAGGATCCGGCAAATCCACGTTGATCAACCACACCTTGAAGCCACTGCTGACCAGACTGCTCAACCGATCCCGTGAAACCGGCCTCCCCTACCAGTCAATCCGTGGCGAAGAGGTTTTCGAACGTTGCATCTCCATCGATCAATCTCCAATCGGCTCGTCCCCGAGATCGAACCCCGCCACCTATGTCGGTGCATTCGATGAAATTCGAAAGGTCTTCGCCCAGCTTCCCGACTCGCGGATGCGCGGGTATTCCGCGGCTCGCTTTTCATTCAACCGCCCTGGAGGGCGGTGTGAGGTCTGCCAAGGCAACGGAGCACTGAAGATAGACATGCACTTTCTCCCCGACACCTTTGTGCCGTGCGAAGCCTGCGACGGAAAGCGCTATAACCGTGAAACCCTCGAGGTTCGCTTCAAAGGGCAAAGCATTGCGGATGTGCTGGCCATGACTGTCGAAGACGCAGCCCGGTTCTTCGGCAAGATTTCAAAGGTGACTCGGATGCTCGAATCCATGCGCCAGGTCGGACTAGGTTATCTGGTGCTCGGGCAGCCCGGCAACACGCTGTCAGGAGGCGAAGCCCAGCGCCTGAAGCTTGCCACGGAACTCGCCCGCAAATCCCACGGCAAGACAATTTACCTGCTCGACGAGCCGACCACCGGGCTACACTTCTCCGATATCGACCGACTGTTGGAACAGCTCGCCCGGTTGAGGGATGCAGGCAACACCGTGGTGGTAATTGAACACCATCCCGATGTGCTGCGAGCGACCGATTGGTTGATTGAGCTCGGCCCGGGGGGAGGTGTGCATGGTGGGCAAATCGTCGCGGAAGGAACACCTGAGCAAATTGCAGATGCCGGCAAGTCACCGACCGCTCCATATTTGTTATCGGCTGGGCCACGATCGTGA
- a CDS encoding tetratricopeptide repeat protein encodes MMRPIFLSLALAGLPIALPAYAAADESTTTAETQKIILRDAEQFRIGRQAMADSLYGVAAENFRTLASSTELSDEDRLTVEVLLLEALVRDGQAVDAVLVTSGFDPAAPPAGLFWGAQGFAAAGRLADAADWFSRYLESGDTRYVLAASLSQADVLLWLREPAAALEVIEAALERNGSIEESDRVWLFLKGAEVLLATSDFEKAEQWLTQLDGDALTPVSSLLRDYLAAQVDLGLGRFKEAAVRFGGLLNQPDGGKLPPKVAGAAALGQAHAALAAGTPEDAVLTLKKMVNDPAIESEEALNAAFKLLAEFGVFETSDRGVAHEGDVREWVRSGRPLIASLATFHQVKHMLKQSPVEAWDLLESYRKWLGPGAELSPSLKLLEAETLIELGQLEPARILLTTLEEGTLAMDEETKRWFLLGVASIRSGRYSDAQRAFANAALRAAPDVSSAANYNAAVASMQSGENHGFQQYLGNLEKSGHQGLAAQLLLERGIYLSERQPELARVAIWQYIRSFPRRAENARAYIVLAEIALRQSPPAPDKARNQLSHVSDSGTLREDVEKRDYLLIWVADLEGSAPEAIKRALLFLEAWPDSVYADATRMKLAEIYFNSGDYVNARGQFEFLAKSSKDSDLVERALFFAGRSAALSLSDKGLDDAITLFQKVIDYDGKLLLRARREQAAVLVRQGKIDDAVDLLNVVLAENAKPTEDEYFDVLQQKGEILLGNRADDKAALTEAEQVFQVMVDRGRDASGGDVARHLAEGRFGLGRIAELRGLPDRALAQYYSIFESSDGEEGAPSGSVAWRFRAGMNAVDLLIREKRWKAAARLAGRVSKLPHPRAAEARDIAERIELNHFIWKNE; translated from the coding sequence ATGATGCGCCCAATTTTCCTCTCACTTGCTCTCGCAGGATTGCCCATTGCACTTCCCGCATATGCGGCCGCGGATGAAAGCACGACCACAGCGGAAACTCAAAAAATCATCCTCAGGGATGCGGAGCAATTCCGCATCGGACGGCAGGCAATGGCGGACAGCCTTTATGGCGTGGCGGCTGAGAACTTCCGTACGCTGGCATCCAGCACCGAGCTGTCGGACGAGGATAGACTTACCGTAGAGGTCTTGTTGCTTGAGGCGTTGGTCCGAGACGGGCAGGCCGTGGATGCCGTGCTGGTGACATCAGGTTTCGATCCGGCAGCACCGCCTGCCGGTTTGTTTTGGGGAGCTCAAGGGTTTGCCGCAGCGGGCCGTTTGGCTGACGCTGCGGACTGGTTCTCGCGCTACCTGGAGTCAGGAGACACGCGTTACGTACTCGCTGCGTCTCTCTCTCAGGCGGATGTTTTGCTATGGCTACGAGAACCCGCAGCGGCATTGGAGGTGATTGAGGCGGCTTTGGAGAGAAATGGATCGATCGAAGAATCCGACCGGGTCTGGCTGTTCCTCAAAGGGGCCGAAGTCTTGCTCGCTACAAGTGATTTCGAAAAAGCGGAGCAATGGCTCACCCAGCTCGATGGCGATGCTCTTACTCCGGTGTCGTCGTTGTTGCGCGACTACTTGGCAGCCCAGGTAGACCTCGGGCTTGGACGGTTCAAGGAGGCCGCCGTGCGTTTTGGAGGGCTTCTAAACCAACCGGATGGCGGAAAGCTTCCGCCAAAAGTGGCCGGAGCGGCAGCCCTGGGGCAGGCGCACGCTGCGTTGGCTGCTGGCACGCCGGAGGACGCGGTGCTGACATTGAAGAAAATGGTCAATGACCCGGCGATTGAGTCGGAGGAGGCCTTGAATGCCGCATTCAAACTACTGGCGGAGTTTGGCGTCTTCGAAACTTCCGACCGCGGTGTCGCTCACGAGGGCGACGTCCGCGAATGGGTCCGCAGCGGGCGTCCACTGATCGCCTCACTGGCAACCTTCCATCAGGTCAAACATATGCTGAAGCAGTCCCCGGTCGAGGCTTGGGACCTGCTGGAGTCGTACCGCAAGTGGCTCGGCCCGGGAGCGGAACTTTCCCCATCGTTGAAGCTGTTGGAGGCGGAGACGCTGATCGAACTTGGCCAACTGGAGCCTGCCCGGATTCTTCTGACAACTCTCGAGGAAGGCACTCTCGCCATGGATGAGGAAACCAAGCGTTGGTTCCTGCTCGGAGTGGCGTCCATTCGTTCAGGCCGATACAGCGACGCCCAGAGGGCCTTTGCCAACGCGGCATTGCGTGCAGCTCCCGATGTTTCCTCCGCGGCCAATTACAATGCGGCAGTGGCATCGATGCAGTCCGGAGAAAACCACGGCTTTCAGCAATACTTGGGCAATTTGGAGAAAAGCGGTCACCAAGGGCTGGCTGCCCAGCTGCTGCTGGAGCGTGGGATCTACCTTTCGGAGCGGCAGCCCGAGCTGGCTCGCGTCGCTATCTGGCAATACATCCGCTCGTTCCCACGTCGTGCTGAGAATGCCCGGGCGTACATCGTGCTGGCAGAGATCGCATTGCGCCAATCCCCACCTGCGCCAGACAAAGCACGCAACCAGTTGAGCCATGTTTCGGATAGTGGAACGTTGCGTGAGGACGTTGAGAAGCGTGACTACTTGCTGATTTGGGTGGCGGATCTGGAAGGTAGCGCCCCCGAAGCGATCAAGCGCGCCCTGCTCTTTCTCGAGGCATGGCCGGATTCGGTCTACGCAGACGCAACGCGGATGAAGCTGGCGGAGATCTACTTCAACAGCGGCGACTACGTCAACGCACGCGGACAATTTGAGTTCCTCGCCAAGTCATCCAAAGACAGCGACCTCGTGGAGCGCGCATTGTTCTTCGCTGGGCGGTCTGCTGCATTGAGTCTGAGCGACAAAGGTTTGGACGATGCGATTACTCTCTTCCAGAAGGTCATCGACTACGATGGTAAATTGTTGCTGCGCGCCCGCCGTGAACAGGCGGCGGTACTCGTGCGTCAGGGCAAGATCGATGATGCTGTGGACTTGCTGAATGTGGTGCTCGCTGAGAATGCGAAGCCCACGGAAGATGAGTACTTCGATGTGCTTCAGCAGAAGGGCGAAATCCTTTTGGGTAACCGAGCCGACGACAAGGCTGCATTGACCGAGGCCGAGCAGGTTTTTCAAGTAATGGTCGACCGCGGGCGCGATGCATCCGGAGGCGATGTAGCGCGCCATTTGGCAGAGGGGCGCTTCGGGCTCGGGCGGATCGCGGAGCTGCGCGGCTTGCCGGACCGGGCTCTGGCTCAGTACTACTCAATTTTCGAGAGTAGCGATGGAGAGGAAGGCGCCCCTTCCGGATCGGTGGCTTGGAGGTTCAGAGCCGGCATGAATGCGGTCGATCTTTTGATCCGAGAGAAGCGCTGGAAGGCGGCGGCTCGGTTGGCCGGACGCGTCTCCAAGCTCCCCCACCCGCGTGCCGCCGAGGCGCGCGACATTGCCGAGCGTATCGAGCTCAACCATTTCATCTGGAAAAACGAATAG
- a CDS encoding prenyltransferase/squalene oxidase repeat-containing protein yields MHSLIRPLVCGALVALAIPGPASARSFSNSSQAEVIPKKLEKMYQRGLQWLATNQGADGSWGHIDSNFGSNPGVVGLAVMALVSRGDDPNTGLYAENVRKAVDFIIAEQNTSSGLIGSRMYDHGFATTALAEVYGELDHPGVGQTLQKAVDLILKSQSENPTGGWRYDPGSTDADTSVVGCQMVALFAARNAGLMIPDVAFERGLAYLASVRTSEGGYGYSNASNPNPTRGAIGHLMYSLAKQRDDSSYKSGLAYLKKNLKYRDQSYPFYYEYYMAQALFHADSEVWSEWNNANIGYMSTIQLPDGSWTSGKGSTFSTSAALLSLALNYRYLPIYER; encoded by the coding sequence TTGCACTCTCTCATCCGCCCGCTTGTATGCGGTGCCCTCGTAGCCCTGGCGATCCCCGGCCCCGCGTCCGCGCGATCATTCTCCAATAGCAGCCAAGCGGAAGTCATTCCCAAGAAGCTGGAAAAGATGTACCAGCGCGGCTTGCAGTGGCTCGCTACCAACCAAGGAGCGGACGGAAGTTGGGGCCACATCGATAGCAACTTTGGCTCGAACCCAGGCGTCGTTGGTCTCGCCGTCATGGCATTGGTAAGCCGCGGTGACGACCCAAACACCGGGCTCTATGCTGAGAATGTTCGAAAGGCTGTGGATTTCATCATCGCGGAGCAGAACACATCGAGCGGTCTGATTGGTTCACGCATGTACGACCACGGCTTCGCCACCACGGCGCTGGCAGAGGTTTACGGCGAATTGGACCACCCAGGGGTCGGCCAGACCTTGCAGAAGGCTGTCGATTTGATCCTAAAATCCCAATCGGAGAACCCGACCGGAGGATGGCGCTACGACCCCGGATCCACCGATGCGGACACCTCGGTCGTGGGCTGCCAGATGGTTGCGTTGTTCGCAGCCCGTAACGCGGGACTCATGATCCCCGATGTCGCCTTCGAGAGAGGACTAGCCTATCTGGCATCGGTGCGGACCTCAGAGGGCGGCTACGGTTATAGCAACGCTTCTAACCCCAACCCCACACGGGGTGCCATTGGCCATTTGATGTATTCGCTGGCCAAGCAACGGGACGACTCGTCGTACAAGTCCGGATTGGCCTACCTGAAGAAAAACCTCAAGTACCGCGATCAGAGCTACCCATTCTATTACGAGTACTACATGGCGCAGGCACTTTTCCACGCCGACTCCGAAGTCTGGAGCGAGTGGAACAACGCCAACATCGGCTACATGTCGACCATCCAATTGCCCGACGGCAGCTGGACCAGTGGCAAAGGGTCGACCTTCTCCACCTCCGCAGCCCTCCTCTCCCTCGCGCTTAACTACCGCTATTTGCCGATCTATGAACGTTGA